The Sphingobacterium lactis sequence ATCTGGAATGGAATATCACCGATAAAGATTACATCAAGTTGACCCCGCAATTTGGGTTCAATGATAACAGCGTGCGATCAAACTCCTTCAGCCAGTTCTTCGATATCAATCGCGCCTTGCAGAATCAGGATGCCGATACGTTGATCAATGGATCCAATGCGCCACGCTATAGCATTTCCGGTTTATACAACCGAAAGCTTAACGATAGGGGAAGAAACTTGTTCATTAACTTCAACTATGACAATGCGGCAACCAATAGCGATTTCGACCGAATTTTGGACAGGTTGATCAATGACCCGAACAATGCCGAGGCGACAACGGAAGAAATCTACCAACGCACCCTCCAAGAAGTGAAAAATAAAAGCTGGAATGCCGGAACATCCGTTTCCTATACAGAGCCGTTATCCAAGAATGGAAAGTTGGAGGTGACGTATGATTTCAACAAGAACAGTTACGACAACCACAGGTTCCAGGAAGCAAGGAATGAAGATGGTACACTTTATCCAAATGACGACTTGAGTATTGTGAATTTCGATTACAACCAGGACTATTCCTTCACCACGCACCGTATTGGAGCAAATTTTGCGTACGAAAACGATAAGATCAAATATTCCCTGGGAGCTGCCGTACAACCTTCACTATTGAAAGGTGTCGCTTCGAGTTCCGATGAATCGACCATTATCGATCGCAACAACTTCAATATCATTCCGATTGCGCGTTTTGAATACAAATTCTCGCGCCAAAAGAATATCAGCATCAATTATTCGGGAAGATCGAATGAACCGAGTGTGGATCAGATCCTGCCGTATGTAGTCAGCCAGAATGAGACGAACAAGATCTATGGTAACCCGGAACTGAATCCGGAATTCCGCCATCAGATGATGTTGCGCTTCCGTTCCGGTGATTTCCAGAAAGGGAATACCTTCTTCGCCTTTATGAATGCAAACCTGACCAACAACAAGATCGTTTCCTTTATGAAACGCGTTCCGGGAACGGAGAAAGGGATGTTGCAGGAAACAAGATACCTGAATGAAACTGAGGAGCCGATCTATGGCGTAAATTCTTTCTACCATTTCGGAAAATCGTTGAAGCAGAAAACCTACAACCTGATGTTGATGGGTGGTGTGAATTACAACAAGAATGTTTCCTACACGTCCAACGAGATTGCGGCCGTTGAAGGGATGAAGAATATTGCCAACAACTTTATAATTATGCAGGGCTTGTTCTTCCGCTACAATCCATCGGAGAACCTGGAGCTGAATCCTGGCGTTCGTTATTCCTATAACTTCACCAAAAACTCCATTACCGATAACAATTCGGAAGTATCCACATGGACACCGACCTTCATCGGATCGGTCAACATTACGCCTTCGACTATTTTTGGTGCGGATGTATCCAAATCCTTCAACAAGGGTTATGGAAGCTTGAGTAATGCAAATCCATTCATCATCAATACCTATATCGAGCAGAAACTCTTGAAAGGCCAACGCGGAACAATCCGCCTACAAGCCTTCGACTTACTGGATGAGCAGGTGAACCTGGCCAGAACGGTACAGGATAACTTCTCCTCAGATACGCAAACAAACCGTCTGGGAAGATACTTCATGCTGACATTTACGTTCAAGCTGCAGAAATTCTCCGGGATGGCACCATCTGAGGAAAGCGGATTCCCAGGCATGCGTAGACCACGGATGTAGTGTTAGAGATGTGAGATTTGAGATATAAGATTTGCGATATGAAGTGCGAGACTGGGGGATAAGGACCATGGAATGTGAGGATGAGTTTACAAATCATTAGCAGAATCATAAACAAGAGTTTTGTAACCATGATATCTCATATCTCACATCTCACATCTCAATACTATAACTCATATCTCACATCTCAAATCTAATCCCTACCAATACCTTGAAAAACAAATTGGGGAAACGGCCGAAAGGCCGTTTTTTTATTGGGGTGTTTTGAGCAAAAGCGTGTTTTTTGTGAAATTTTAAATTTTTACTGTAAACCTTGCGTTTTCTTCGTGCGGGTAGGTGATTCTGTTGGTTATATCTTTATTAAAGTGGGTTTTGTCTTGCTATTTAGATTGTGTGTGGCTATAGAAACTGGAAGAATTTGTTTGGACCTTGTCTGAGTTGAGAGCGTGGTGAGAGCGTACTGAGAGCGTGGTGAGAGCGTGTCTATGGCACGACTGCACCTCGCGTTGACCTCGGACGCACCACGGGTGCATGTCGAACAAGGTCACCTAATAAATGCGGGCGACCGGTATTGGGGGATTTGTGGGCTCAGGTGCTTGATGCTGCTACTTATTTCCTACCTTTGCTCCATTACACATGCATATGGTTCATAAAATTTTCCAGCTTGAAAATGGGTTGCGCATTTTGTTGCAACCGAATCCGTCGGCGATTACACATGCCTGCCTATTGGTTGATGCCGGTTCGAGGCACGAGCAGGAAGGCAAGTTCGGGACGGCCCATTTTATTGAGCACCTGCTCTTCAAGCGGACCGAACGCAGGAGCACCAACCAGATCCTCAATAGGCTTGAGGTGGTCGGTGGAGACCTGAATGCCTATACCACGAAAGAATATACCTGTATCCATGCATCCTTCCTGAATCCGTACCTGGATCGGGCATTGGACCTTTTTGAGGACATTCTGTTCCATTCGGTTTTCCCGAAGGACGAGATGGAAAAGGAAAAGGGTGTGATTCTGGATGAGATGGCTTCCTATCTGGATAGCCCTGAGGAGGCCATTATGGATGATTTTGAAGACTTGGTCTTCAAGGGGTCGGGTTTGGGCCATAATATCCTCGGCTTGGAGGAAGACCTCAAGAACATCTCCCAAGGTGATATCAAGCAGTTCGTGGATCAGCATTACGATATGCACAAGATGGTCGTTGCGATCTCCGGGAATTATTCGGAAAAGAAGGTGTTGGCGATGGCCAATAAGATTTTCGGCAAGGTGAAATCGGCAAGCTGGGATAAAGTACAGGAGGATCCTGTTAAACAGAAGGTACAGCACATCACCCTGGAACGACCAATCAATCAAGCGCACGTGGTCATGGGGGGATACGCCTATGGCATTCATGATTCCCATAAGACCGGCCTGTTGCTGTTGAATAATCTGTTGGGCGGGTATGGGATGTCCTCTATCCTGAACCTGAACATTCGGGAGAAATACGGTATTGCCTATACCATTGAATCCAATTACAGCCTCTACTCGGATACTGGCCTGTTCAGTATCTATTTCGGGACCGACGACGAGAAGGTCGAAAAGACCATGAAGTTGATCCATAAGGAACTCGATAAATTGAAGGGGGAGCGACTTCGTCCGAATGCGCTGGAGAAGGCCAAGAACAAGTTCAAGGGACAGATTGCCTTAGCGGAAGAGAACAGGATGAGTCTGCTGATCGCTGAGGGGAAGAATATCCTGGACTATGGCCACATCATCAGTTTGAAGGAAGTCTTCGATAAGATCGATCGAGTGAACAGCGATGAGGTCCTCGAGATCGCCAATACGGTCTTCAGTACAGAAAATCTTTTCACGCTTTCTTTTGTACCCGAAGATTAAGTATATTTTTGTTGATATAAACTATTGTATATGAAAACAGCATACATTTTTCCAGGTCAAGGTGCGCAATTCGTAGGAATGGGCAAGGATCTGTACGAGAGTAATGAAGAATCGAAAGCCCTTTTTGAGAAGGCAAACGAAATATTGGGCTTCCGCATTACAGATTTAATGTTCGAAGGAACAGAGGAAGATCTGAAACAGACGAAAGTAACACAACCTGCTATATTCTTACATTCGGTTATCTTGGCGAAAGCATTGGGGGATCAATTCCAACCGGCGATGGTTGCGGGACACTCCCTAGGTGAATTCTCAGCTTTAGTTGCCGCTGGTGCATTAACTTTTGAAGATGGCCTTCGTTTAGTGGCACAGCGTGCAAATGCGATGCAGAAAGCGACCGAATTGGAGCCGGGTACCATGGCTGCCATCTTAGGGCTGGATGATGTTATCGTAGAAGAAGTCTGTGCGCAGGTAGATGATATCGTTGTTCCGGCGAACTATAACTGTCCGGGGCAATTGGTGATCTCGGGTTCCGTATCCGGTGTGGATATGGCGTGCGAGAAATTGCTGGAAGCTGGCGCGAAACGCGCACTGAAATTGAATGTGGGCGGTGCATTTCACTCGCCATTGATGGAAGCTGCGAAACAAGAGCTGCAGGCGGCCATTGAAAATGTGGAAATTCAGATTCCGGTTTGTCCGATCTACCAGAATTACGACGCACTACCTTACCAAGATCCTACCGCTATTAAGGATAACCTGATTGCACAATTGACTGGTGCCGTACGCTGGACGCAATCTGTAGAGACGATGTTGGCAGATGGTGCAGAAAACTTTGTGGAAGTTGGCCCTGGTGCCGTACTGCAAGGTTTGGTGAAGAAAGTAAACCGCCAGATCCCGACCTCTTCGGCAGCGATTTAAGTATCTATATAAAAATACAAGAACAGCGCCTCGCAACAGCGGGGCGCTGTTTGCTTTTATCTGCCGTTCCGACTATATATACAAAAAAAGCTGTATCTCGTATGCGATACAGCTTTTTCTATATTAAAGAGCTTCTTTTCTTATAAACCGAATGCTTTTTTCACTTGGTCAACATAATCCAGTTTTTCCCAGGTAAAAAGATCAACTTCGACGGTTTTTGATTCGCCGTTTGAATTTTCGAAGGTTTTGGTAACGGTTTTAGGTGTCCTACCCATATGTCCGTACGCTGCGGTTTCCGCATAGATTGGGTTGCGCAATCCTAAACGTGTTTCGATGCCGTAAGGTGTCATGTCGAATAGTTCAGCAATGATCTTAGCAATCTCACCATCCGTTTTGTCCACCTTGCTTGTGCCGAACGTGTTCACATAGATACCCATAGGATCTTTTACACCAATGGCGTAGGAAATCTGCACCAACAGTTCATCAGCTACACCTGCTGCCACCAAATTTTTTGCGATATGGCGGGTAGCATAAGCTGCAGAACGGTCTACCTTGGACGGATCCTTTCCGGAGAATGCACCACCTCCGTGCGCACCTTTACCGCCATACGTGTCAACAATGATCTTTCTGCCCGTTAGGCCAGTATCGCCATGTGGACCACCGATAACGAATTTTCCAGTTGGGTTGATGTGATATTTGATCTCATCGGTAAATAGAGCCTGTAATTCCGGTTTCAACTGCGCTTTGACACGCGGAACCAGGATATTGATAATGTCAGTCTTGATTTTATCCTGCATTTCCTGCTCGCTACCGAAGTCGTCATGCTGCGTTGAGATCACGATGGTATCAATGCGGACAGGTTTGTGGTTGTCATCATATTCCAGTGTTACCTGGGATTTCGCATCTGGGCGAAGGTATGTTATCTCTTCATTTTCGCGTCTTAGCGCGGCAAGTTCGTATAATAAACGGTGGGAAAGGTCCAATGCCAAGGGCATGTAGTTTTCGGTTTCGTTGTTCGCATACCCGAACATAATACCTTGGTCGCCAGCGCCTTGTTCCTGTTTGGTCAGGCGGTCAACACCTTGGTTGATATCTGCAGATTGCTCATGGATAGCCGAGAGCACACCGCAGGAATTCGCTTCGAACATATACTCGGATTTAGTATATCCGATTTTCTCGATTACCTGTCTTGTAATTTTCTGCACATCCAAGTAAATCTTAGACTTGACTTCTCCAGCTAGGACAACCTGTCCCGTTGTTACGAGCGTTTCGATAGCGACACGCGCATCTTCATCCCAAGCTAAAAAGTTGTCGATCAAAGCGTCCGAAATTTGGTCTGCAACCTTGTCAGGATGTCCTTCAGAAACAGATTCGGAAGTAAATAAATATGCCATATTATTTTAAACGTATTGGAGGGAAATGCCGACAGTAGGTGAAAAATCATTTGTCCCGAATGGTTTTAGCACTTTTTTACTGTGGTTGCAATCTCCCATTTACATTGATATAATGCAAAATGCAAATCAGTCCACATTTTGTGTGGCACAAAGCTACGATACTTTGCATTATTTAAAAAGTATTTCATTCAAATTATTATCTTTAGCGGATTAAATGACGGAAATGAGAAAGAAGCGCATACTGTTTGTAATCAACCCGGTATCGGGTGGAAAGAAGAAAACAGCTTTCAACAAACAGGTCTTAGAAGTGCTTGATCTGAACCGGTTCGACCCGACCTTTAAGATCACGAATCATGCTAACCACGCCCATGAGCTGGCGATTTCAGCGATCGAGGAGCAGTACGATGCGGTCGTTGCGGTTGGTGGCGATGGGACGATCAATGAGATCGGTACAGCCCTTGCGGGTACGGATATGCCATTGGGAATCGTGCCTGAAGGCTCCGGAAACGGGCTGGCGTATTATTTGGGTATCCCGATGAACGAATCCGCGGCATTGCGCCGGATCAACCGATTTGATACCATGGCGATTGATTGTGGCCGGATCGGCGAACGTTGCTTCTTCAACATAGCGGGGATTGGTTTCGATGCCTCCGTTAGCGATCGCTTCGCATCGGAAACTGTCAGGGGCCCGATCGGGTACTTGCGGACGGTACTCAATGTGATCAGTGGCTATAAACCGAAGAAATATAAACTGAAGATTGATGGCAAGGAATACGAACGCGAGGCGTTCATGATTTCCGTTGCCAATTCCCCACAGTATGGCAATAACGCTTACATAGCACCCAATGCTTCCATCAATGATGGCCTCTTGGATGTATGTGTCGTGCATAAATTTCCGTTATATACTTTACCGATGATGATCTTTCACCTCTTTAATAAGACGGCGGATCAGTCGGAATATGTGGAGATCATCCCCGGCAAGCAGATCTGCATCGAGCAGGAGGGGAAGGCGCCCGTACATTTGGATGGCGAACCGATGGATTTGGGCCAACGGGTGGAGATCACCGTCGAGCAGCAGGCATTAAATATAATATGTTAAAGTTATGAGCAAGCAAAAGAAACAGCGATTTGAGGGAATTGTCTATTCAACGGCATCGGATTTTGATTATGTAGATTTCGAGGGTGCTGCTGATTTGGATACCCTGCCAAACGAAAAGCAGAAACTTAAGGTTGGCTTGGATAAGAAAGCGCGCAAGGGAAAGGTAGTTACATTGGTTACCGGATTTGTTGGTCAGGATGAGGATTTGCAGGCATTGGCGAAGGTGCTCAAGCAGAAATGTGGCGTTGGGGGAAGTGCGAAAGAGGGTGAAATATTGATACAAGGTGATTTTAAGGAAAAAATTATCCAATATTTGCTTTCTGAAAAGTACCAAGTTAAATCGTTTGGGGGTTAGGAATGGTAATCTGCCGTAAACGATTAAAAAACAAAGAAATAGTAGCCATAAATGGGGAAAATAGGGTGATGAGGGTCAGGAATATAGTAAGTAAACCCTCACTTATTTTTAACATTTAACGATTTGATAATTTGCATATCAAAAAAAAAATGGTTTTCATTGTAAAAAATATGGAATATTCAACCGTTATGTGATACGACAAATAAAGCATTGATTTGAGAACTGCTGAAGAACATCAATGAGTAGGTAGCACAGCCTAAAAGTTAAGAAATCAGATATCTTCAAATTAATTTTGTTTTTAATAGAAAATGCTATATTTGTTTTGAATTTATGTAATATAACGGCATTTAGGTTGCATAAAATTGAATTTAACTTAATAATTAAACAACAGTAAAAAATCTAAAAATTAGTAAAAAATGGCAAACGCACCAAAAACTACTACAGCCCCAGCTAAACAAGAGAGTGGCAACGCGGGTAATCTATTTGCAAGTTTAGCAATTATCATTTGTCTAGTAATTGGTTTCTTGGTTTACAAATTTGTGATGGGTGATCCTAGCAACTTCGTTGACGGAAATGTAGAAAACAGACCTCTTCCAGGAAACTATTTAGGAATGGTTTACCACGCTGGTTACGTTGTACCTGTATTACTTGGTTTATTCTTAATGGTATGGGTGTTTTCAATCGAGCGCTTTATTGTTATCGGTAAAGCATCTGGTACTGGAAACGTAGGTAACTTTGTAAGAAAAGTACAAGGATTATTGAGATCAGGTAACATCGACACTGCGATTGCAGAATGTGACAAACAAAAAGGTTCAGTTGCGAACGTAATCAAAGCTGGTCTTTTAAAATACAAAGATGTAGAAGCTCATCCAGGTTTGGATACAGAAAAATCTGTATTGGCTATCCAAAAAGAAATTGAAGAAGCAACTACATTAGAAATGCCAATGTTAGAGAAAAACTTAACAGTTATTGCAACGTTAGTTTCCATCGGTACATTAACAGGTCTATTAGGTACGGTAACAGGTATGATCAAGGCGTTCTCGGCTTTGGCAACTGGTGGTACTCCTGACTCGGCACAATTAGCAAACGGTATCTCTGAGGCCTTGATCAACACGGCAACAGGTATCGGTACATCTACTATTGCGATTATTTTCTACAACATCTTAACTTCTAAGATCGATACATTAACGTACTCTATTGACGAAGCTGGTTTCTCTATCGTACAAACATACGCTGCAAACCACAAATAAGAAGGTTCGGAAAAAAGTTGAATTATTTTTATGCAATGTTCAACCCTTCCGCATCATTATTAAAACGAATTAGAGTGTTCACCTTAAAGAAGTAAAGAAATGGGAAAAGCAAAAGTAAAAAGAGCCAGCACAGTCATCGACATGACGGCGATGTGTGACGTATCTTTCTTACTTCTTACCTTCTTCGTATTGACCGCTACGGCGCGTCAACCTGAGACACTGATGGTAGATACTCCTGCTTCCACAACCTTGGACAAATTGCCAGATGATAACTTATCGATCATCACGGTTGGGGATAACGGAAAAGTATTCTTCACGATCAAAAACCCGAATGTGCGGGAAATGACCTTGAAGAACATGTCTGCCAAATACGGTGTTGCATTCTCAGAGGAAGATTATAAGAAGTTCAAGAGCTTAGAGGATTTCGGTGTGCCATTCAAACAGGTTCGCGCATTATTATCCCTGGAGCCGGCAAAACGTACCATCGAGGTACAGCCTGGAATTCCGGTTGATAGTACCGAGGAACTGTCAAATGAATTGTACCACTGGGTTCAGCAAGCTCGTCTAGCGACAGTTGAGTTCAACCGTGATCGTGAGTCTGAAGACAAAAACTTCACAAACCCGGGCGCAATGACCGTAGCTATCAAAGCGGACGCTGAAGAGAAATACGCAGTAATGAATTTGATCATTGAAACCCTGAGAAACCAGAAACAGAACAAGTTCAGTTTCGTTACAGGTTTACGTCAGGAAAAATAAGCATTAAGAAATGGCAGAATTAAATCAAGACGGCGGCGGCGGCAAAAAAGGCGGCAAAGTAAGGTCGAAGAAAAACGGGGGACGTGTAGATTTAACCGCGATGGTGGATTTAGCATTCCTTTTGATTACCTTCTTCATGCTTACGACTTCCTTGAACAAGCCTCAAGCTATGGACGTGAACATGCCTGATAAGAATAAGGATAAGAATGAATTGAATCCCGAGATCGAAATCGCGGATAACCGTTCCATCACCTTATTGTTAGGGTCAGATAACAAGATCGCTTGGTATTATGGCCAATTAGCAAATCCAATCTCTGCACCTGCCGTAGTAGACTACAGCAAAGAAGGAATCCGTAAGATCGTGCTTGAAAAGAAAGCACAGGTTCCTCAGGTGTCAGGTGGAAAAGACTTAATTGTCGTAATCCGTCCAAGTGACAAGTCTGTTCAGCGTAACCTCGTTGACATATTAGATGAAATGAAAATCACTGATGTGAAGCGTTTCATGATTTCGAAGATCAAACCTGAAGAAGTTGAGGTTTTGAAAACCAACGGAATCTATAACGATTAAATCATCAGATAATTAGGAAAAACATGATTGGTTCAAAATTAGATTTATTTAAGAAAGAATGGCTTGACGTCGTTTTCGAGAATAGAAATAAAGAATATGGAGCTTACGAATTGCGTAAGTATGCGCCAAAGGCGACCAATATTGCTTTGTTTTCGGTTTCGGCTGTCGTACTTGCTTTCGTAGCAATAAAGGCATTCAACATCAATATTTTTCCTGAGAAACCCGTTGAAGAAGTGGAAGTTGTTACACCGGTAACCTTGGAGGACTTGGAGCTTCCTGAACCACCGGAAGAAGAGGAACCACTTCCTCAAGAAGAGGAGCCACCTCAACGTATTGCAGAGGAACCACCTGCGGAAGACCTAATCCGTTTCCCAGAGCCTAAGGTTGTCGATGCAAGACAGGTGAAAGAGGAGGTTGTATCTCAGGAAGAAATTAAAGAGAAAAACGCAACTCCGGCGCGTATTACCTTGAAAGGTACACCAGGTGCTTCTGGTGTTCCAACTGGGGAGTTCGGTCCGAAGAAAGTAGAAGGTGCGATCACCGGTAGTACCAAAGGTACACCAGATGGTGACCCCAACAAAGTATACGATTTCGAGGCGGTTGAGGTACCTGCATCTTATCCAGGTGGTATCAATGAGTTCCGTAAATTCGTAACATCTGCTTTCGTTTATCCACAGGCAGCTATGGACGCCGGTGTGAAAGGTACTGTAGAGTTATCTTTCGTTATCGACAGAAATGGTAACCTGACAGATATCA is a genomic window containing:
- a CDS encoding diacylglycerol/lipid kinase family protein, with the protein product MRKKRILFVINPVSGGKKKTAFNKQVLEVLDLNRFDPTFKITNHANHAHELAISAIEEQYDAVVAVGGDGTINEIGTALAGTDMPLGIVPEGSGNGLAYYLGIPMNESAALRRINRFDTMAIDCGRIGERCFFNIAGIGFDASVSDRFASETVRGPIGYLRTVLNVISGYKPKKYKLKIDGKEYEREAFMISVANSPQYGNNAYIAPNASINDGLLDVCVVHKFPLYTLPMMIFHLFNKTADQSEYVEIIPGKQICIEQEGKAPVHLDGEPMDLGQRVEITVEQQALNIIC
- a CDS encoding MotA/TolQ/ExbB proton channel family protein, yielding MANAPKTTTAPAKQESGNAGNLFASLAIIICLVIGFLVYKFVMGDPSNFVDGNVENRPLPGNYLGMVYHAGYVVPVLLGLFLMVWVFSIERFIVIGKASGTGNVGNFVRKVQGLLRSGNIDTAIAECDKQKGSVANVIKAGLLKYKDVEAHPGLDTEKSVLAIQKEIEEATTLEMPMLEKNLTVIATLVSIGTLTGLLGTVTGMIKAFSALATGGTPDSAQLANGISEALINTATGIGTSTIAIIFYNILTSKIDTLTYSIDEAGFSIVQTYAANHK
- a CDS encoding ExbD/TolR family protein, whose translation is MAELNQDGGGGKKGGKVRSKKNGGRVDLTAMVDLAFLLITFFMLTTSLNKPQAMDVNMPDKNKDKNELNPEIEIADNRSITLLLGSDNKIAWYYGQLANPISAPAVVDYSKEGIRKIVLEKKAQVPQVSGGKDLIVVIRPSDKSVQRNLVDILDEMKITDVKRFMISKIKPEEVEVLKTNGIYND
- the metK gene encoding methionine adenosyltransferase, with the protein product MAYLFTSESVSEGHPDKVADQISDALIDNFLAWDEDARVAIETLVTTGQVVLAGEVKSKIYLDVQKITRQVIEKIGYTKSEYMFEANSCGVLSAIHEQSADINQGVDRLTKQEQGAGDQGIMFGYANNETENYMPLALDLSHRLLYELAALRRENEEITYLRPDAKSQVTLEYDDNHKPVRIDTIVISTQHDDFGSEQEMQDKIKTDIINILVPRVKAQLKPELQALFTDEIKYHINPTGKFVIGGPHGDTGLTGRKIIVDTYGGKGAHGGGAFSGKDPSKVDRSAAYATRHIAKNLVAAGVADELLVQISYAIGVKDPMGIYVNTFGTSKVDKTDGEIAKIIAELFDMTPYGIETRLGLRNPIYAETAAYGHMGRTPKTVTKTFENSNGESKTVEVDLFTWEKLDYVDQVKKAFGL
- a CDS encoding ExbD/TolR family protein, translating into MGKAKVKRASTVIDMTAMCDVSFLLLTFFVLTATARQPETLMVDTPASTTLDKLPDDNLSIITVGDNGKVFFTIKNPNVREMTLKNMSAKYGVAFSEEDYKKFKSLEDFGVPFKQVRALLSLEPAKRTIEVQPGIPVDSTEELSNELYHWVQQARLATVEFNRDRESEDKNFTNPGAMTVAIKADAEEKYAVMNLIIETLRNQKQNKFSFVTGLRQEK
- a CDS encoding translation initiation factor, whose protein sequence is MSKQKKQRFEGIVYSTASDFDYVDFEGAADLDTLPNEKQKLKVGLDKKARKGKVVTLVTGFVGQDEDLQALAKVLKQKCGVGGSAKEGEILIQGDFKEKIIQYLLSEKYQVKSFGG
- a CDS encoding outer membrane beta-barrel protein, yielding MDKIMKALMLLCIMAMSASVFAQSGRVVQGMLRDTESRPISGASVRLFSDKDTMATSSNNAGFFTFENVKGTKLTVRVSSLGFSTFEKEVDFPEGQKQIQVPSFELAVNENQIEEVVIQGVPTVRVVGDTVEYTTRDLKLREGSVAEDALKKLQGVEVDKDGNVTAQGESITRVRINGKDFFGGDVKTATQNLPANIIEKIQVVDDYGDMANVTGNKTGDSEKIINIQIDPKYNKGYMTTLRAGYGTEDRYQATAMWMGMTDKTQVSVLGNLNNINAPLFDFNTMGGGARRRQGGGGRPGGGGGMFGRQDGLTNVGSVGVNIRHDFSEKLKVYGNYSYGRDDNNTVTNRLNQYYFDAGTQEEKSESDANNISASHRLEANLEWNITDKDYIKLTPQFGFNDNSVRSNSFSQFFDINRALQNQDADTLINGSNAPRYSISGLYNRKLNDRGRNLFINFNYDNAATNSDFDRILDRLINDPNNAEATTEEIYQRTLQEVKNKSWNAGTSVSYTEPLSKNGKLEVTYDFNKNSYDNHRFQEARNEDGTLYPNDDLSIVNFDYNQDYSFTTHRIGANFAYENDKIKYSLGAAVQPSLLKGVASSSDESTIIDRNNFNIIPIARFEYKFSRQKNISINYSGRSNEPSVDQILPYVVSQNETNKIYGNPELNPEFRHQMMLRFRSGDFQKGNTFFAFMNANLTNNKIVSFMKRVPGTEKGMLQETRYLNETEEPIYGVNSFYHFGKSLKQKTYNLMLMGGVNYNKNVSYTSNEIAAVEGMKNIANNFIIMQGLFFRYNPSENLELNPGVRYSYNFTKNSITDNNSEVSTWTPTFIGSVNITPSTIFGADVSKSFNKGYGSLSNANPFIINTYIEQKLLKGQRGTIRLQAFDLLDEQVNLARTVQDNFSSDTQTNRLGRYFMLTFTFKLQKFSGMAPSEESGFPGMRRPRM
- a CDS encoding M16 family metallopeptidase; translated protein: MVHKIFQLENGLRILLQPNPSAITHACLLVDAGSRHEQEGKFGTAHFIEHLLFKRTERRSTNQILNRLEVVGGDLNAYTTKEYTCIHASFLNPYLDRALDLFEDILFHSVFPKDEMEKEKGVILDEMASYLDSPEEAIMDDFEDLVFKGSGLGHNILGLEEDLKNISQGDIKQFVDQHYDMHKMVVAISGNYSEKKVLAMANKIFGKVKSASWDKVQEDPVKQKVQHITLERPINQAHVVMGGYAYGIHDSHKTGLLLLNNLLGGYGMSSILNLNIREKYGIAYTIESNYSLYSDTGLFSIYFGTDDEKVEKTMKLIHKELDKLKGERLRPNALEKAKNKFKGQIALAEENRMSLLIAEGKNILDYGHIISLKEVFDKIDRVNSDEVLEIANTVFSTENLFTLSFVPED
- the fabD gene encoding ACP S-malonyltransferase; this encodes MKTAYIFPGQGAQFVGMGKDLYESNEESKALFEKANEILGFRITDLMFEGTEEDLKQTKVTQPAIFLHSVILAKALGDQFQPAMVAGHSLGEFSALVAAGALTFEDGLRLVAQRANAMQKATELEPGTMAAILGLDDVIVEEVCAQVDDIVVPANYNCPGQLVISGSVSGVDMACEKLLEAGAKRALKLNVGGAFHSPLMEAAKQELQAAIENVEIQIPVCPIYQNYDALPYQDPTAIKDNLIAQLTGAVRWTQSVETMLADGAENFVEVGPGAVLQGLVKKVNRQIPTSSAAI
- a CDS encoding energy transducer TonB — its product is MIGSKLDLFKKEWLDVVFENRNKEYGAYELRKYAPKATNIALFSVSAVVLAFVAIKAFNINIFPEKPVEEVEVVTPVTLEDLELPEPPEEEEPLPQEEEPPQRIAEEPPAEDLIRFPEPKVVDARQVKEEVVSQEEIKEKNATPARITLKGTPGASGVPTGEFGPKKVEGAITGSTKGTPDGDPNKVYDFEAVEVPASYPGGINEFRKFVTSAFVYPQAAMDAGVKGTVELSFVIDRNGNLTDIKVVKDVSYGTGQAAITALKKSKKWQPAVQNGRPVPVRYSLPIRLDLSNM